CGCTATTCAAGAATGTATTAAGCAACATTGTATTATTGAAACGGTGGATGGTGATCGTGTTTGTCGGTTGCTAGCCGAATCAGAAGAAAAGGGGCTATATAACTTACTGTTTCTTAACGCGCAAATTACACCGTTACCTAAGCAATATTACGCCACAGAGATCTTAACGGCTGCGCCGATTATTTGGATGCGGCGTGGAGTTTTTCAAGTAAAAAAACGTGAATAACTGCTTCTAGCTTTTCCCTTGAGAGTGGTTTAACAAGCAGTTCATCTAAGCAGGATTCATGAAAAAATTCTGCACCCTCTTCAGTTGCCAGTGATGTGATGCCAATGCATGGTGTTTCTGCATTGATATCTTGGTTTTGTTTTATCTCTTCTATTAGCGCCAAGGCTGATCTGTTAAAGTTGTTTAGCGAGATGAACAGAAAGTCGTATGTCTGTTGGGATGCTTTTTGTTGGATTTCTGAAAAGTGAGAACAGAATTCTATTTCACAGTTAAGTAATTCAAAAAATGCTGAAAACACTAATTGCTCTAGTTTTGACTCTTCAAAAATGAGCACCTTGGGCTTGCTGGCTAACTGAGAGAGAACATGATCAAGCGTAGATGCACCATGATGTTTGGTGAAATTGGGGGAGCAATGATCTAATTGTTTTTGTTTTTCGATTTGTTTTAATTTGAAGGGAACACAAATAGAAAATGTAGTGCCATTGGTTGTGTTGCTTTCAACATCGATTTGACCACCGAGTATTTCCACCATCAATTTAACGATAGATAACTTCATGCCCGTGCAAAAAGGGTTCGAGGTATGCTCGTTATTACTGTAAAACAATTGCTTGATAGCCTGCTTAATGCTATCTGGCAAGGTTGTGCCGGTATTGGTGATTTTTATTTGTAAGGTGACATCGTTTTGTTTTTGATTGATCGTATCAGCTTCAATGAGTATGGATTTTCCACCAGCATATCGTACCGCATTGCTTACAAGAATGTTTAAGATTTCTTTGACGAAAATGTAGTTGCCGGACACCAGCGGCGGTAGTGTGTTAGCACACTGAATCTCGATTGGAATCAGCGGTGTTTCATGGATGTGTTTTAACTTTTCAATGAGTGCAAGTAATGCAATATCACTGTTTAATCCTTTTTCTTGGCCGACCATTAGGCGAGCGTAATAACTTACCTGCGAGAGGACCGGTTCAATAGATTTGCTGGACTGTTGCATGGCATTGAGCAAGGGTTTGTTGTTTGCTGCTTCAGCACTAAGTACATCAAGCCCGAGCGTTAAAGTACTTAATTGATCGCGGATGTAAACATCAAAGAAGTGAACGAGATAATTGCTTGAGGCTTTTAGCTTTTCTTTTGTTTCTTCTAGTTCGGCTTGTATTTTCTTTTGTGCGGTGATGTTCGTTGATGTGCCTAAAATGCCGATGATTTGGCCTTCATTGTCATAAAATGGTTTTTTATGAGAGAGGAAAACAGCGGTTTTTCCACCGGGTAATTCAACAGTTTCTTCAAGAATTTTTTCTTCGCCTGTAGCGACGATCTGGGCATCAACGGAACGCAGGGCTTCGGCAGTATTATGCCAGGGAAGCTCGAAGTCAGTTTTCCCCACAATCTGTTGGCCTTTTTCATAACCTAGTGTCACTGCTTGAGTGTCGTTACAACTTACGTAGACACCATCTAAGTCTTTCCAGTAGACGTGCCCAGGTAGGTTGGAGATAATATTCGCTAGTGTAGTTGGCGAGCTAGACATAAACTGTATTCCTTTTTGTGCGTTAGTATGGGTAGAAGTATACTAGTGCCTTAAATTGGCAAAGCTTAGTCTGACTAAGCAGTCATCCCAGCGTACGGTAGAAAAAGTAGGAATAGTTTTTGGTGTACCTTGATTTTTTTGAAATGATTCATCATCTCGTTGCGGAGGATCGTGATAAGCGGTGGGATGCATTTTTCAAACCTCTCTCGATATATCCACTCTGTGCGAGCCGTACGCTAATGGCAAAAGCATTACAATGAAATAGTGGTTTACCATTGCCTTGATTGTTTTATTGTCAATAAGGGTGGTTTTTTCATAGGGCGATGGTGTTCTGAATAAAAAAAAGCGCCATCCGAGCATGCTCAAGATTTCTTTGGGGCAGGTCTCAGCTCTGGATGTAAATGCTTAAGGGTGTGGATAGACTCGTGGTGCTCTCGCTGCTGATCGTAGATGAGGTACAGTAAACTGGAAAATGCTGTGCCGCTCGTGAGAAAAAGTCCCCACGCCCAATTCTTTGCACTGTCACTTCTTTTTTCTGACTTTTGGTCGATATCCTTTATACTAGAGGCCAAGCGTTCGAAGCCTTCTTTTATCTCTGTGCGTTGCGCTTGCATTTCAGCACGTAGCTCTTTACCTTGCGCTTGCATTTCAACACGTAGTCCATCAATCTTTTGATCTTGCGCAGTAAATCCGGCTTGCATTTCTGAGCGCAGCAGTGCGGTTTGATTATCTTGGCGGTGTACCAGCGTAAGAAATAAATCAGCAGTTGTCGTTGGCATTTTTTCTTCAGTAGCACCTGGTTTTGGGATGTCTTCTGGTACGTTCGCTGTTGTACCGAGGAAGCGAGCGCTAAACAGGTCACGATGGTCCTCTGAGACATTCTGGACGCCGTGCTCTGTGTGCCAGCTCAGCCCCCAAAGATATTGACATATGTCAGTTTTATGCTATATTTTACCGATGACATGGCGAATAGAATTTACAAAAAAAGCTGTTAAACAGATCAAGCAGTTAAGCCCAAGGGCAAAAGATGCTCTTCGTTTTCTTACGGAAGATTTGAAAACCTTTGGTCCTTGTCCGGGGAAAGCTTGGCCTCACTACAGCAAACTTAAGGGGCAGAAAGGGTAATCGAAAGAAGATCGGCGTCATTGCCACTTAATTAGAGGCAAGCCAACATACGTGTGTTGCTGGCTTGTCATTAATAACGAATTGAAACAGATCGAGGTTTATTATGTCGGCACCCATGAAAAGGCACCTTACTGAAAGGTACTCCCAAGCTCAACTGCTGTATGTTATGGACAAAGGGCAGCTCTACGCTATCCCTAAAAAAATAGTAAAGCAATATGTCGTTGAAACAAAACGGGCTCTTACGCGTCCAGGTAATGTTTCTGCAGAGGATATGTTTGCATCGCACGATAAAAAGTATACTAGAGCCGGTGCGCTCTTAAAGGGCTTGCGCGCACGCGAAGGTCTTTCTCAGGTTGTGTTTGCTAAAAGAATAGGTGTTAGTCAGGCAAATCTTTCTAAGATGGAAAATGGTGCGCGCCCTATTGGGATGACTATTGCAAAACGGATTGCAAAGTCTTTTGATGTTAACGTAAATTATTTTTCTGAGTAGTGTCTATTAAAAAAAGCGCCATCCGAGCATGGCGCTACACCTATCCCCACCAGGTGGGTATCGCTTCTCCCAGCAATTCTAAACCCCATCCAGCGCCTGTTTCGCATTGACCAGCAGGTCTTGCAGTACCCAGATGACGTTCATCACGTCATGGGGCTGATAGTCGCCAGAATCGTTTCTTTCAATCATATTAATCACAGATAAAGCTTTATCGACGTTATCCGCAGTTTCTACGAACATTTGTTTACTCTCAGTCATGGTCACACTCCAAATAAAAAAAACAAACTGCCTGGAAAGCGGCATCTGCAAGCGGGTAGAGTGCCCACAGATGCCATCACGTAATACGCCCAAAGCAATAAGCGTATTATGTAATTGTCCCAGTCGTTTGTTTTTATTGTTTTTTTAAAAAAGCTTCCTCACCACCTCAGTGGTAAAAAAGCTTCACTTTTGTCGCTGCATGACCCCAGAGCAACAGGTACAAGCTTTTCAGCCAGAACCCAATATCCTTTCATTGCTACGGGGGACAGTAAAGCGCAGTTTTACTGAACTTGTAATAGATTAAAAAAATGGGGAAATTACCCAGACAATTTCCTGGGCAAAGTTATTGCACTTTGTGGTTTGTTTTGGTACAATATGGGGCGGTGAGATTTATGGAGTATCAGTTGCTATGGAATGCAGTGAGTTTCGGCGAGTGACTTGGTTGGATGTGAGGGAAAAAATACATGCAGTTAACCCTGAGCTTGCCACTATTATTGATGCCTTAAGTCCCTCCCATCAATATCCGCTATATCTAGCTAAATATCCTTATGGCCACGAGATCGTTAAACGTGGAAAATTTATGGTGCCTAACCCTCAGGGGCAACAAGTTCCATTAGATCATTCAAGTGTGGATAAAACAGTCCAAAATGACTTGGGCTACAACTTAATGTCAAATCCGGTAAGTTTAATCTTAAGTAAGTCGGTAGAAATTTCGTTGACGGATAGTGATCGCACGGTTTTGCTTTTATCGGGGCTAGTTAAAACAGGTACATTGATTGGAACAGGACGTATTTTAAGTGAAGATAAACCATATCAGCCTGCATTTTTATGGAATATTACAGCCGGTGCTCGGTCCATTTTCTTGTTGCCTAAAGTGGCCAATGCATCGGGCTTTTTACGACTTAAGAATACCTATAACCTTTCTTCAGAAAAACCAAAAAATATTTTTGACCACTGGAAGATTTTCAAGGAAATCAGTGCGGAGAATAATCATTCTAATGCTATGTGGGATTCTGAGATCTTATATTTTTCCAAGCATTGGTTTGACAGTTTATTGGATTCTGCGTGGAAAGATTTTTACATTTATTTGCTAAGGAGTCATAATAAATTTTCAAGTTATTGGCTATGTGAGCCTGTGTGGAGTTTGATATATTCATTAATAAAGAAGAAATTAAGTTTAAAACCAGATGCTTTTATTTTTCATACGGTAAAACATTTAATTTCGATTGCAGCTGGCGGTGCATCTGCCTTTGCCCCGGCCGTTGACGATATTGATGCACCGATATCATTAATTCAGAAAGCTTTTGTTGAAACATATCGCTTGACTAACTACAACCCTATTGTTATGACTCCAGCTTCATTTGACATGTATGATAAACAAGCGAAGCCGGTATATTATTCTTTACAGTTTCCAAATTTATTGGATTTTTCACCGAAGTCTAGTGAAAGTGAAACTATTGTTTCTGAGTTATATAAAGTGCTCTCTTTGTTAGAAAAGTGTTTATGTGAGATTGAATATGGGGGGCTAAATATTACAGGCACACCCATGCATGACGTAGCGAAGAGAGTGGATTTCACTGGATACCATCCCAGGCCTGGAGGATATAGAAAAATACAGCACCCTCAAGATATTGCTACAGATGATATGCGTTTTTATGGGGAAACTAGTTTTTCAGAAAATAATTTCCCAGAAAATGCTAGTTTTTTCAAGGGTGTGATTAGTTTATCACATAGAGAAGTACGTTAGCATGTAAATGCTTCTTTCTTTTCTGCTTTCAAGCCCGTACAGTCTGTGGCTACAGGATGGATGATTTTTTTAGCGTTCCTGTTGAACTCTTTGTTTTTTTGAGCATAACCTCTAATAAGACCAAATGGCGCATTGATATAAACAAAATGATCCCCCCACA
This sequence is a window from marine bacterium B5-7. Protein-coding genes within it:
- a CDS encoding hybrid sensor histidine kinase/response regulator; the protein is MSSSPTTLANIISNLPGHVYWKDLDGVYVSCNDTQAVTLGYEKGQQIVGKTDFELPWHNTAEALRSVDAQIVATGEEKILEETVELPGGKTAVFLSHKKPFYDNEGQIIGILGTSTNITAQKKIQAELEETKEKLKASSNYLVHFFDVYIRDQLSTLTLGLDVLSAEAANNKPLLNAMQQSSKSIEPVLSQVSYYARLMVGQEKGLNSDIALLALIEKLKHIHETPLIPIEIQCANTLPPLVSGNYIFVKEILNILVSNAVRYAGGKSILIEADTINQKQNDVTLQIKITNTGTTLPDSIKQAIKQLFYSNNEHTSNPFCTGMKLSIVKLMVEILGGQIDVESNTTNGTTFSICVPFKLKQIEKQKQLDHCSPNFTKHHGASTLDHVLSQLASKPKVLIFEESKLEQLVFSAFFELLNCEIEFCSHFSEIQQKASQQTYDFLFISLNNFNRSALALIEEIKQNQDINAETPCIGITSLATEEGAEFFHESCLDELLVKPLSREKLEAVIHVFLLEKLHAASK